The Hyperolius riggenbachi isolate aHypRig1 chromosome 3, aHypRig1.pri, whole genome shotgun sequence genome window below encodes:
- the PFN3 gene encoding profilin-3 yields the protein MMDWRTCSSTFLSQNSTEDFAIVGHEHYTCVWAAKPGGLLASITPQEVGIIVGEDRSTFLQTGLTIAGKKCCVIRDNLFAPDEHLLDLITKGNDKRPICIGMTPEVLVVLMASAGVHGGILNKTVYDILRGLQ from the coding sequence ATGATGGACTGGAGAACCTGTTCCAGCACCTTCCTCTCACAAAACTCAACAGAAGATTTTGCCATTGTTGGCCATGAGCACTACACGTGTGTATGGGCTGCTAAACCAGGAGGACTCTTGGCCTCAATCACCCCTCAAGAAGTTGGGATCATTGTTGGAGAAGATCGGAGTACATTCCTGCAGACAGGACTCACCATCGCTGGGAAGAAATGCTGTGTGATTCGGGACAATCTTTTTGCTCCTGATGAACATCTGTTGGATTTAATTACAAAAGGAAATGATAAGAGGCCGATCTGCATTGGCATGACCCCTGAAGTGCTTGTTGTGTTGATGGCGAGtgcaggtgtgcatggtggcATTCTTAATAAGACAGTATATGATATTCTGAGGGGCCTGCAATGA